The following proteins come from a genomic window of Amaranthus tricolor cultivar Red isolate AtriRed21 chromosome 14, ASM2621246v1, whole genome shotgun sequence:
- the LOC130800523 gene encoding uncharacterized protein LOC130800523 encodes MASSDEPRKDEQPAEDTVLHKTKTILFNNRSTPIILQNDNGPCPLLAICNVLLLRNQLTLNPDISEVSQEKLLSLVADRLIELNSNNNNKDAGYVENQQQNISDAIDLLPRLTTGIDVNIKFRRIDDFEFTPECAIFDLLDIPLYHGWLVDPQDHETAEAIGSKSYNTLMGDLVSLEARKMEIEGKDKSDEDCIDFAAATTATLGVPSPNLSKTKSFDESPRSDSDQRGLKKGDAEEEAEVLRVLKLSESNSPSTREAISVGDVLISSDENVHKLKSIPVDSVHILEDNYIPRPLDVDTFVSSGDNASLTLTDDREKDSDKLISAQLGEVSLSNGLAKCNSDTSILNEATQNTSEKDTVHDQEVEPLSTPVIDSIEGLHKQIVDEHPGLIACHADSVPTSDGIPSVQEVEPFVSNIDGGEPIYEGEECILDLGKTVCEDREPVYEGEMVLAEQADMGAKDAFDVCLKDEITLRQGELINNFLKSNASQLTFYGLFSLQDNLKERELCVFFRNNHFSTMYKLNGELYLLATDQGYMTQPDLVWEKLNEVNGDTLFMTSNFEEFKLESGSNSAWDQQNAVASTADYLASIDNSTPDGSDMNSDLQLAIALQQQEFEKQQSQQQRNPPNQASGIGNSRLITGPQVPRSSAKATSSTPRQDQKSKDKSNCKIM; translated from the exons ATGGCTTCTTCGGATGAACCACGAAAAGACGAACAACCTGCCGAAGATACGGTTCTTCACAAGACCAAGACTATCCTGTTTAACAATCGTTCTACTCCCATCATTCTGCAAAATGACAATGGCCCTTGCCCTCTCCTCGCTATCT GTAATGTCCTTCTTTTAAGGAATCAACTGACTTTGAATCCTGATATAAGCGAAGTTTCACAAGAGAAGCTACTTTCATTGGTTGCTGATAGATTGATTGAATTAAACAGCAATAACAAT AATAAAGATGCAGGGTATGTAGAAAACCAACAACAGAATATTTCAGATGCAATTGATTTGCTTCCCCGACTTACAACTGGCATTgatgtaaatataaaattccGTAG GATTGATGACTTTGAATTTACGCCAGAGTGTGCGatatttgatcttttagataTCCCGTTGTATCATGGTTGGTTAGTTGATCCTCAG GATCATGAGACCGCCGAAGCAATTGGTTCAAAGTCTTATAACACTCTCATGGGTGATCTTGTTTCCCTGGAGGCACGAAAAATGGAGATTGAAGGAAAGGATAAATCAGATGAAGATTGCATTGATTTTGCGGCTGCAACCACTGCAACCCTTGGTGTTCCTTCACCTAATCTTTCAAAAACTAAATCTTTTGATGAGTCTCCCCGTTCTGATTCTGATCAAaggggacttaaaaaaggagaTGCTGAGGAAGAGGCAGAGGTGTTGAGAGTATTGAAATTATCTGAGAGTAATTCACCGTCTACTAGAGAAGCAATCTCTGTAGGAGATGTGCTGATATCTTCTGATGAGAATGTGCATAAGCTGAAGTCTATTCCTGTTGATTCTGTACATATATTAGAGGATAATTACATTCCACGACCGTTAGATGTGGACACTTTTGTATCGAGCGGGGATAATGCTTCTCTCACCTTGACAGATGACAGGGAAAAAGACAGTGATAAGTTAATTAGTGCTCAACTTGGAGAAGTGTCCTTGTCAAATGGTTTAGCAAAATGCAACTCTGACACATCAATCCTTAATGAAGCTACACAGAACACTTCAGAGAAAGATACAGTGCATGACCAAGAAGTAGAACCCTTGTCTACTCCTGTGATTGATTCCATTGAAGGGTTGCATAAGCAAATTGTAGACGAGCATCCTGGTCTAATTGCATGCCATGCTGATTCTGTGCCAACTAGTGATGGAATACCTAGTGTCCAAGAAGTTGAACCCTTTGTGTCGAATATAGATGGTGGTGAACCTATATATGAAGGGGAGGAGTGTATACTGGATTTAGGGAAAACAGTTTGTGAAGATCGAGAACCTGTTTATGAAGGTGAAATGGTTCTGGCTGAACAGGCTGATATGGGAGCTAAAGATGCTTTTGATGTGTGCCTAAAAGATGAAATTACGCTTAGACAGG GAGAACTTATCAACAACTTCCTAAAAAGCAATGCCAGTCAGTTGACTTTTTATGG CTTATTTTCCTTGCAAGACAATCTCAAGGAGCGGGAATTATGTGTTTTCTTCCGAAATAATCACTTCAGCACGATGTATAAG CTGAATGGTGAACTCTATCTTTTGGCCACAGATCAAGGATACATGACTCAGCCTGATTTAGTATGGGAAAAGTTGAATGAG GTCAATGGGGATACACTGTTTATGACTAGTAATTTCGAGGAATTTAAACTGGAAAGCGGTTCAAATAGTGCATGGGATCAGCAGAATGCCGTGGCTAGTACTGCT GACTACCTGGCTAGCATTGATAACTCTACACCAGATGGATCCGACATGAA CTCAGATCTGCAATTAGCAATAGCTTTGCAACAGCAGGAGTTTGAGAAACAGCAATCACAGCAGCAGCGGAATCCTCCTAACCAAGCCTCTGGTATTGGAAATTCAAGGCTAATAACTGGTCCCCAG GTTCCTAGAAGCAGTGCAAAAGCAACGTCGTCTACCCCAAGGCAAGATCAAAAATCTAAAGACAAGTCGAACTGCAAAATTATGTGA